From a single Miscanthus floridulus cultivar M001 chromosome 8, ASM1932011v1, whole genome shotgun sequence genomic region:
- the LOC136470253 gene encoding F-box protein At5g49610-like, translated as MAAVAEDPPCAVVAQASFWRLAAGLLVECGGIGVRVHCVPRDLITEQALILLHTDEIEEPPNKRNALASLTDDAIVEILRRLPARSLFYYKCVCHSLNRLIKDYNNHKVLPQTLADFYDFDQGHQRYTSVTEEHLSLSFLPFTLDNVAISDIYKGLILCWCRGADGLYRYVVYNLATKKFKELPPSIHSIGEA; from the exons ATGGCGGCGGTAGCGGAGGATCCCCCctgtgctgtggtggctcaggcgtccttttggaggctagcgGCGGGGCTTCTGGTGGAGTGCGGTGGCATTGGTGTCCGTGTCCATTGTGTGCCACG tgatctcattactgagcaagcaCTCATCCTACTACACACAGATGAAATAGAGGagccccccaacaagaggaacgcactggccagcctcacaGACGATGCCATTGTCGAGATCCTTCGCCGCCTCCCTGCCCGCTCCTTGTTCTACTACAAATGTGTTTGTCACTCCTTGAACCGCCTCATCAAggactacaacaaccataaggtgctgcCCCAGACTCTGGCCGACTTCTATGACTTCGACCAAGGCCATCAACGCTACACCAGCGTCACCGAAGAACACctgtccttgtccttcttgcccttcaccttggacAATGTAGCTATCTCAGATATCTACAaaggcctcatcctatgctggtgccgagGAGCTGATGGATTATACCGCTATGTCGTCTACAATCTAGCAACCAAGAAGTTCAAGGAACTGCCACCTAGCATCCATTCTATTGGTGAGGCTTGA